The following proteins are encoded in a genomic region of Rhizobium sp. CCGE531:
- a CDS encoding ankyrin repeat domain-containing protein codes for MTTRSLAVDATLDSLKKQAKSFLKAVQAGDASARSRVAPYFADIASVGLQDIQLVLAREFGFSSWTKLKAHLESGDRKQVSPDQLANRFLSLATVSYFANIPADPARFDEALQLLEANPEIAGESIHVAAALGDADGIGRWLDRQPQLLDRKGGPHDLTPLMYAAYARVPGRSSLPAARELVRRGADVNAFFLDGGQYRFTVLTGVFGEGEAGKLRQPQHPECEAFARLLLEAGAEANDSQALYNRMFEPDNTCLELLLEYGLSAKDTNNWLVREDGRFVANSQTVFDYQLAWALEHRMGARVRLLVDHGADVLKAVNGRTPFEWARLGGDKELMLHLVRKGAVAVRLKREDWVYIQIRQEARDATADPATIVEHIKRMAHDLDIPEAMRRSHPAMLHEAAGENNLRAVRLMLALGLDVDAMTSRTPLHEAALHGHIDMARLLIEHGADTTIRDPYFYSGAIGWAEYNGEPAMVEFLKAYPLDMFAAAAYGQLDQLAEFLDEHPEQLNIRFGDFRPRGQVSDRDWMTPLGFAIANGRVDTVRLLLEHGADRSVRDASGRSYRDLAEEEGDEAIVSLLRQPGMA; via the coding sequence GTGACTACGCGCTCTTTGGCCGTTGACGCCACTCTCGATTCCCTGAAAAAGCAGGCCAAGTCTTTCCTCAAGGCCGTACAGGCCGGAGATGCTTCGGCACGCAGCCGCGTTGCGCCGTATTTTGCCGACATCGCCAGCGTCGGGCTCCAGGACATTCAGCTCGTTCTTGCCCGCGAATTCGGCTTTTCGAGCTGGACCAAACTCAAGGCGCATCTGGAGAGCGGCGATCGCAAGCAGGTTTCGCCAGATCAGCTCGCCAACCGCTTCCTGTCGCTTGCGACGGTTTCCTACTTTGCCAATATTCCGGCCGATCCCGCGCGGTTCGATGAGGCGCTACAACTGCTGGAGGCAAACCCGGAGATCGCCGGAGAAAGCATCCATGTCGCCGCCGCGCTCGGCGATGCGGACGGCATCGGTCGCTGGCTTGATCGCCAGCCGCAACTTCTTGACCGCAAGGGCGGGCCGCATGATCTGACGCCGCTGATGTACGCCGCCTACGCTCGCGTGCCGGGTCGTTCCAGCCTGCCGGCCGCCCGCGAGCTTGTCAGGCGCGGGGCCGACGTCAACGCGTTTTTCCTCGATGGAGGACAGTACCGGTTCACCGTGTTGACCGGCGTCTTCGGCGAGGGCGAGGCGGGGAAACTCCGCCAGCCACAGCATCCGGAGTGCGAGGCGTTCGCGCGGCTGCTGCTGGAAGCGGGTGCCGAAGCCAATGACAGCCAGGCGCTCTATAACCGGATGTTCGAGCCGGACAATACCTGCCTGGAATTGCTGCTGGAATACGGCTTGTCGGCGAAGGATACCAACAATTGGCTGGTGCGCGAGGACGGCAGGTTTGTCGCCAACTCGCAGACCGTTTTCGATTATCAGCTCGCATGGGCGCTGGAACATCGCATGGGCGCGCGGGTGCGCCTGCTGGTGGACCATGGCGCCGATGTCCTGAAGGCCGTCAACGGCCGAACGCCGTTCGAATGGGCTCGCCTGGGCGGTGATAAGGAGTTGATGCTGCATCTCGTGCGGAAGGGGGCGGTGGCGGTTCGCCTGAAACGCGAGGACTGGGTCTATATTCAAATTCGGCAGGAAGCGCGCGATGCAACGGCCGATCCGGCGACAATTGTCGAGCACATAAAGAGAATGGCGCATGATCTCGACATTCCCGAAGCGATGCGCCGATCTCATCCCGCCATGTTGCATGAGGCGGCCGGTGAAAATAACCTGCGGGCCGTTCGCCTCATGCTGGCTTTGGGTCTCGACGTCGATGCGATGACCAGCCGCACGCCGCTGCATGAGGCAGCGCTTCACGGTCATATCGACATGGCCAGGCTGCTGATCGAACATGGGGCCGATACCACCATTCGCGATCCCTATTTTTATTCCGGCGCGATCGGCTGGGCCGAATATAATGGCGAGCCCGCGATGGTCGAGTTTCTGAAGGCATATCCGCTCGATATGTTCGCCGCTGCTGCCTACGGTCAACTCGACCAGTTGGCCGAATTTCTTGACGAGCACCCGGAACAGCTGAATATCCGCTTTGGCGATTTCCGTCCGCGCGGGCAGGTCTCTGATCGCGATTGGATGACGCCCCTCGGCTTTGCCATCGCCAACGGGCGTGTCGACACGGTGCGCCTCCTATTGGAGCATGGCGCGGATCGCTCGGTCAGAGATGCCTCCGGACGGTCCTATCGTGATCTCGCAGAGGAAGAGGGAGACGAGGCCATCGTCTCTCTGCTGCGCCAGCCCGGAATGGCCTGA
- a CDS encoding NADP-dependent malic enzyme encodes MDNTHDTSKAAKNMASGDFDEQALYFHRYPRPGKLEIQATKPLGNQRDLALAYSPGVAAPCLAIRDNPETAAYYTSRANLVAVISNGSAVLGLGNIGPLASKPVMEGKAVLFKKFAGIDVFDIEVAAPTVDEMVNTISALEPTFGGINLEDIKAPECFDVERRLREKMEIPVFHDDQHGTAIIVAAAILNGLELAGKKIEEVKIVASGAGAAALACLNLLVILGAKRENIWVHDIEGLVYKDRNVLMDEWKSVYAQDSDKRELAESIPGADVFLGLSAAGVLKPELLEQMAEKPLIMALANPTPEIMPDLARAARPDAMICTGRSDFPNQVNNVLCFPYIFRGALDCGAKTINEEMKMAAVRAIASLAREEPSDVAARAYTGETLVFGPNYLIPSPFDPRLILRIAPAVAKAAAESGVALRPITDFDAYMDELNRFVFRSGFIMKPIFAAAKISERKRVVFSEGEDERVLRAAQVLLEEGTAVPILIGRPSVIETRLKRYGLKIRPHTDFAVINPEDDPRFREYVELYFSLVGRSGVIPEAARTIVRTNTTVIGALALKRGEADALICGLEGRYERHLRIVRQIIGKRPDVRDFSALSLLISQRGATFYADTYVTFNPSAEEIAESTVLAAEEIKRFGITPRAALVSHSNFGSRESESATKMRNALALVRQAAPELEVDGEMHGDSAISESLRRHVMPDSALSGEANLLVFPNLDAANITLGVVKTITDGLHVGPILLGTALPAHILSPSVTSRGVVNMAALAVVEASQLV; translated from the coding sequence ATGGATAATACGCACGACACTTCGAAGGCAGCCAAGAACATGGCAAGTGGCGATTTCGACGAACAGGCGCTTTATTTTCATCGCTATCCCCGCCCCGGCAAGCTCGAAATCCAGGCCACCAAGCCGCTTGGCAACCAGCGCGATCTGGCACTTGCCTATTCGCCGGGCGTTGCCGCACCCTGCCTCGCCATTCGCGACAATCCCGAGACGGCAGCCTATTACACGTCGCGTGCCAATCTCGTTGCCGTGATTTCCAACGGTTCGGCGGTCCTTGGCCTCGGCAATATCGGTCCGCTCGCCTCCAAGCCCGTGATGGAAGGCAAGGCCGTTCTGTTCAAGAAGTTTGCAGGCATCGATGTCTTCGACATCGAAGTCGCCGCTCCCACCGTCGACGAGATGGTCAACACGATTTCGGCACTCGAGCCGACCTTTGGCGGCATCAACCTTGAGGATATCAAGGCGCCGGAATGCTTCGATGTCGAACGTCGCTTGCGCGAAAAGATGGAAATCCCGGTTTTCCACGACGATCAGCACGGCACCGCCATCATCGTCGCCGCCGCCATCCTCAACGGGCTGGAACTGGCCGGCAAGAAGATCGAAGAGGTCAAGATCGTCGCCTCGGGCGCCGGTGCTGCCGCGCTCGCCTGCCTGAACCTGCTCGTCATACTCGGCGCCAAGCGCGAGAACATCTGGGTCCACGACATCGAGGGCCTGGTCTACAAGGATCGCAACGTTCTGATGGACGAATGGAAGTCCGTCTACGCTCAGGATAGCGACAAGCGTGAGCTTGCCGAGTCCATTCCCGGCGCCGACGTCTTCCTCGGCCTTTCGGCCGCGGGCGTGCTGAAGCCCGAACTGCTGGAACAGATGGCGGAAAAGCCGCTGATCATGGCGCTCGCCAACCCGACACCGGAAATCATGCCCGACCTCGCCCGCGCTGCTCGTCCCGACGCGATGATCTGCACCGGCCGTTCGGATTTCCCCAACCAGGTGAACAACGTACTCTGCTTCCCCTACATCTTCCGTGGCGCGCTCGATTGCGGCGCCAAGACGATCAACGAGGAAATGAAGATGGCCGCCGTTCGCGCCATCGCCTCGCTCGCTCGCGAGGAACCCTCGGACGTGGCCGCCCGCGCCTATACCGGCGAAACGCTGGTCTTCGGGCCGAACTACCTGATCCCCTCGCCCTTCGATCCACGCCTGATCCTGCGCATCGCTCCGGCTGTGGCGAAAGCCGCCGCCGAAAGCGGCGTGGCGCTGCGCCCAATCACCGATTTCGACGCCTATATGGACGAGCTCAACCGCTTCGTCTTCCGCTCCGGTTTTATCATGAAGCCGATCTTCGCCGCCGCGAAGATTTCTGAGCGCAAGCGCGTGGTCTTCTCCGAAGGCGAAGACGAGCGCGTGCTGCGCGCCGCCCAGGTTCTGCTCGAAGAAGGCACTGCGGTGCCGATCCTGATCGGCCGGCCCTCCGTCATCGAGACCCGCCTGAAGCGCTACGGCCTCAAGATCCGTCCGCATACCGACTTCGCCGTTATCAACCCGGAAGACGATCCGCGCTTCCGTGAATATGTCGAGCTTTATTTCTCGCTCGTCGGCCGCAGCGGCGTCATTCCCGAGGCTGCAAGAACGATCGTTCGTACCAACACGACGGTTATCGGCGCGCTGGCCCTGAAGCGCGGCGAAGCCGATGCGCTGATCTGTGGCCTCGAAGGCCGCTATGAGCGCCATCTGCGCATCGTCCGCCAGATTATCGGCAAGCGGCCGGATGTCCGGGACTTTTCCGCGCTCAGCCTGCTCATCTCGCAGCGCGGCGCAACCTTCTATGCCGATACCTACGTGACGTTCAATCCGAGCGCCGAGGAAATCGCCGAGTCGACGGTGCTTGCGGCGGAGGAGATCAAGCGCTTCGGCATCACGCCGCGCGCCGCCCTCGTCTCGCACTCAAACTTCGGCTCGCGGGAATCGGAAAGCGCCACCAAAATGCGCAATGCTCTTGCTCTCGTTCGCCAGGCAGCGCCGGAGCTGGAAGTCGATGGTGAAATGCATGGCGACAGCGCCATCTCCGAAAGCCTGCGCCGCCATGTCATGCCGGACAGCGCGCTCTCGGGCGAGGCGAACCTGCTCGTCTTCCCGAACCTCGATGCGGCCAACATCACGCTCGGCGTGGTCAAAACCATAACCGACGGCCTGCATGTCGGCCCCATCCTGCTCGGTACGGCGCTTCCGGCCCACATTCTCTCGCCCTCGGTCACCTCCCGCGGCGTGGTCAACATGGCGGCTCTCGCCGTGGTCGAGGCATCGCAGCTCGTCTAG
- a CDS encoding TolB family protein, which translates to MRSSVEIYNIRTGENRVVWQTDELVEAPNYSPDGRYLLLNGEGLLYRLPLDGSGDVARVDTGFATRCNNDHGISPDGSLIAISDKTEHGKACIYVLPAEGGTPRQVTTNLPSYWHGWSPDGRRFSYCGIRDDVFDIYTISIDGGEETRLTHGEGRNDGPDFSADGQWIYFNSSRTGLMQIWRIHPDGTGLQQVTHDNYGNWFAHPSPDNNKVVLISYDPDVFDHPRDLNVRMRLMDMDGGNLTTLFELFGGQGSINVPNWSPDGDAFAYVRYEPG; encoded by the coding sequence ATGCGCAGCTCGGTCGAGATCTACAATATCCGCACCGGTGAGAACCGGGTGGTCTGGCAAACGGACGAGCTGGTCGAGGCGCCGAACTATTCGCCTGACGGACGCTATCTGCTGCTGAATGGAGAAGGATTGCTGTATCGGCTGCCTCTGGACGGCAGCGGCGATGTTGCGCGCGTCGACACCGGCTTTGCGACGCGATGCAACAACGACCACGGGATTTCGCCCGATGGCTCGCTGATTGCCATTTCCGACAAGACCGAGCATGGCAAGGCCTGCATCTATGTGCTCCCGGCCGAGGGTGGCACGCCTCGGCAAGTTACGACCAATCTGCCGTCCTATTGGCATGGCTGGTCGCCCGACGGGCGGCGCTTCTCTTACTGCGGCATTCGCGATGATGTTTTCGATATCTATACGATCTCGATCGACGGCGGCGAGGAGACGCGCCTGACGCATGGCGAGGGCCGCAATGATGGGCCGGATTTCTCCGCTGATGGGCAATGGATCTATTTCAATTCGAGCCGCACCGGCCTGATGCAGATCTGGCGCATCCATCCCGACGGCACCGGGCTGCAGCAGGTGACCCATGACAATTACGGCAACTGGTTTGCGCATCCGTCGCCTGACAACAACAAGGTCGTGCTGATCTCCTATGACCCCGATGTCTTCGATCACCCGCGCGATCTGAATGTGCGGATGCGATTGATGGACATGGATGGCGGCAACCTCACGACGCTGTTCGAGCTCTTCGGCGGGCAGGGATCGATCAATGTGCCGAACTGGTCACCGGATGGTGATGCCTTTGCCTATGTACGGTATGAGCCGGGCTGA